One region of Bubalus kerabau isolate K-KA32 ecotype Philippines breed swamp buffalo chromosome 6, PCC_UOA_SB_1v2, whole genome shotgun sequence genomic DNA includes:
- the LOC129656366 gene encoding olfactory receptor 12-like, whose product MSTLQNGNLSVMPLQEFVLEGFEGVPQTQALLFALFLALYMVAVLGNLTMIMVITLDTRLHSPMYFFLKNLSFVDLFYSSVITPKALVNFLSSSKVITFGGCAIQLFFSLLATTEAFLLAVMAYDRFMAICSPLLYPITMRPSVCACLVLGSYCGGCLNSILQASFTFSLPFCSSNHIDHFFCDVPPLLKLACADTTINELVMFGLCGFFIAGTTLVVLISYGYITVTILRMRSGGGRHKLFSTCGSHMTAVSLFYGTVFVMYAQPGAVASMEQGKVVSVFYTLVIPMLNPLIYSLRNKDVQEALWRLGQRHTAT is encoded by the coding sequence ATGTCAACCCTCCAAAATGGAAACCTCTCAGTGATGCCGCTGCAGGAGTTTGTGCTGGAGGGCTTTGAGGGTGTTCCGCAGACCCAAGCCCTGCTGTTTGCTCTGTTCCTGGCCCTGTACATGGTGGCCGTCCTGGGGAACCTCACCATGATCATGGTCATCACCCTGGATACCCGTCTGCACTCCccaatgtacttcttcctcaagaACCTCTCCTTTGTGGACCTGTTTTACTCATCTGTCATCACCCCCAAGGCCCTGGTCAACTTCCTGTCCTCCTCCAAGGTCATCACCTTTGGGGGCTGTGCCATACAGCTGTTCTTCTCCTTACTGGCTACCACTGAGGCATTCCTCCTggctgtgatggcctatgaccgcttcaTGGCCATCTGCAGTCCCCTGCTCTACCCCATCACCATGCGCCCCTCGGTCTGTGCCTGCCTGGTGCTGGGCTCCTACTGTGGAGGCTGCCTCAACTCTATCCTGCAGGCCAGCTTCACATTCAGCCTCCCGTTCTGCAGCTCCAACCACATCgaccacttcttctgtgatgtgCCGCCTCTGCTCAAGCTGGCCTGTGCTGACACCACGATCAATGAGCTGGTCATGTTTGGCCTCTGTGGCTTCTTCATCGCGGGCACCACACTCGTGGTCCTCATCTCCTATGGCTACATCACAGTGACCATCCTGAGGATGCGCTCAGGAGGAGGGAGACACAAGCTCTTCTCCACCTGTGGCTCCCACATGACAGCCGTGTCCCTCTTTTATGGGACTGTCTTTGTCATGTATGCCCAGCCGGGAGCTGTGGCATCCATGGAGCAGGGCAAGGTGGTCTCTGTCTTCTACACCCTGGTCATCCCGATGCTCAACCCCCTCATCTACAGTCTGAGAAACAAAGATGTGCAGGAAGCCCTGTGGAGACTGGGGCAGAGACACACAGCCACGTGA